GACGCCAAGCTGGTCAAGTACATCCGCGACCATGGCCGCCTGCATCCCAAGATCAAGGCGCAGCGCCGCGTTTCGCGCACCGACATTTTCGAGCTGCTGTTCGGCGAGGATCAGGAGGCCAAGCGCATCGCCCACCGCGAATTCGACAAAAGCTACGGCAAGCACTTCGGTGCGGTCAGACCGCTGGAGGCCGATGCGCGGCAGCATCTGCTGGCGCTGTCCGCGCTGGGGATACGCCTGGGTGTGCTGTCGAACCGCGCGCGCCAGTTCATGGCGCACGAAATCTACATGGTGGACGGCACCGGCTGGCATGAGCTGTTCGACACCCTGGTCTGCGGCGATGACGTGGAGCAGCGCAAACCGCATCCCGACCTGATTCTCAAGGCGCTGGAGAATCTGGGCGCGCCGGTCGATCTCGGTTGCTGGTACGTGGGCGACAGCACCACCGACGTGATCGCCGCCAACCGGGCGGGCGTGACCTCGGTGTTCTACAACGGCGCCGGCTGGGATCAGGCCTGGATCGACAAGATCTTTCCGGAAACGCCGCGCCATCCGCACCACCCGGACACGGTGGTGGCGAGTCTGCCGGAACTGTTGGCACTGGCACGTCGCTTTGTCGACGGCGCCCTACCGACGGATAATGGCAATATCGGTAACGACCGCGGAGCCCGATGATGCGCACGCCGATTCGCAAGGATGATCGCCACTACACCTACGCGGACTATCTGAAGTTCCCGGACGACGAGCGCTGGGAGATCATCGACGGTGTGGCCTACGGGATGTCGCCGAGTCCATCGGACGATCATCAGGGTCTGAGCGCGGAAATCCTCGCGCAAGTGCACGCACAGTTGCGCGGCAAGCAGTGTCATGTGCGAGCGGCGCCGTTCGATGTTCGCTTCAACGGCGCCGACACCAGCGACACCACCGACACCACCGTGCAACCGGACTTGGTGGTCGTCTGCGACCGCAGCAAGATCACGCCAGCGGGGCTGGTCGGAACGCCGGACTGGGTCGTCGAAATCCTGTCACCGACCACCGCCAGCAAGGGCCAGATCACCAAGCGTACCCTGTATGAACGCCACGGCGTGCCCGAATACTGGCTGGTCC
This genomic stretch from Gammaproteobacteria bacterium harbors:
- a CDS encoding HAD family hydrolase, giving the protein MSILHLPRARPRVILFDWHATLVDTMDAMYHAVDDVLPRLVEIGLHDRVVPPSQSKTMEDAKLVKYIRDHGRLHPKIKAQRRVSRTDIFELLFGEDQEAKRIAHREFDKSYGKHFGAVRPLEADARQHLLALSALGIRLGVLSNRARQFMAHEIYMVDGTGWHELFDTLVCGDDVEQRKPHPDLILKALENLGAPVDLGCWYVGDSTTDVIAANRAGVTSVFYNGAGWDQAWIDKIFPETPRHPHHPDTVVASLPELLALARRFVDGALPTDNGNIGNDRGAR
- a CDS encoding Uma2 family endonuclease, translated to MRTPIRKDDRHYTYADYLKFPDDERWEIIDGVAYGMSPSPSDDHQGLSAEILAQVHAQLRGKQCHVRAAPFDVRFNGADTSDTTDTTVQPDLVVVCDRSKITPAGLVGTPDWVVEILSPTTASKGQITKRTLYERHGVPEYWLVHPVDRILTIYRLGAGARYGAADIRELSGKTEVAAVPGLEIDWDLWEPLFESN